From Segatella copri, the proteins below share one genomic window:
- a CDS encoding outer membrane protein assembly factor BamD — MKKLTLIASCVALLLSSCAHEYNQVLKSGDYTYKYEYAKQSYAQGKYSRAIPLLQELVTMKKGSTEGEECLYMLAMAEYGMKDYETAAEYFKKYYSSYPKGKFAENAKYFVGESLYQNAPEPRLDQSTTITAIAAFQEFLDLYPDARLKQQATNRLFALQDLLVEKEYKSAKLYFDMGTYFGNCTSGGNNYEACIVTAQNALKDYPYSNRREEFASLIMKGKYELAKMSVEKKQLERYQDAEDECYGFINEYPDSKDRALAEKYIEKCKQYEKEHPETALDQLGNNAN; from the coding sequence ATGAAAAAATTGACTCTTATTGCATCGTGTGTTGCATTGCTCTTGTCGAGCTGTGCCCACGAATATAACCAGGTATTGAAATCAGGCGATTATACTTATAAGTATGAGTACGCCAAGCAGAGCTATGCCCAGGGCAAGTATTCCCGTGCCATTCCTCTTCTGCAGGAACTGGTAACGATGAAGAAAGGTTCTACCGAGGGTGAGGAATGTTTGTACATGCTGGCTATGGCCGAGTATGGTATGAAGGATTATGAGACTGCTGCAGAGTATTTCAAGAAGTATTACTCTTCTTATCCTAAAGGTAAGTTTGCTGAAAATGCAAAGTACTTTGTGGGAGAGAGTCTGTATCAGAATGCTCCAGAGCCTCGTCTTGACCAGAGTACCACGATTACAGCCATCGCAGCCTTCCAGGAGTTTCTGGATCTTTATCCGGATGCCCGACTCAAGCAGCAGGCTACAAACCGCCTTTTTGCTCTTCAGGACCTCTTGGTTGAGAAGGAGTATAAGAGTGCCAAGCTGTATTTTGATATGGGCACCTATTTCGGCAACTGTACCAGCGGAGGCAACAATTATGAGGCTTGTATCGTAACTGCACAGAATGCGCTTAAGGATTATCCTTACAGCAACCGACGCGAGGAGTTTGCATCGCTCATCATGAAAGGTAAATACGAACTGGCAAAGATGAGTGTCGAGAAAAAGCAGCTGGAGCGCTATCAGGATGCTGAGGATGAGTGTTATGGCTTTATCAACGAATATCCTGATTCAAAGGACCGCGCACTTGCCGAGAAGTATATCGAGAAGTGCAAGCAGTACGAGAAAGAGCATCCGGAGACTGCTCTCGACCAGCTTGGCAATAATGCCAATTAA
- a CDS encoding DUF4293 domain-containing protein, translating into MIQRKQTLFLLFAVIAIAICLFLPIASIAAKTMGGDTMVYNLGVVGEAGMQISTTCVPLFLLLAVSAIIALVNIFLYKNLKLQKSLCSLAMLFAGLWYVDYIVMFMGLIPVPEAEGTMKFQFAACLPLVAIIFEWMAMKGVNDDIKLLRAADRIR; encoded by the coding sequence ATGATACAGCGTAAACAGACATTATTTCTGCTCTTTGCTGTCATCGCCATTGCTATCTGTCTTTTCCTTCCTATCGCCAGCATCGCAGCTAAGACGATGGGAGGAGACACTATGGTTTATAATCTCGGAGTGGTAGGGGAGGCAGGAATGCAGATTTCAACTACTTGCGTTCCTCTGTTCCTTCTGCTCGCCGTTTCAGCCATCATAGCATTGGTAAACATCTTTTTGTACAAGAATCTGAAGCTTCAGAAATCACTCTGTTCACTTGCCATGCTTTTTGCAGGTTTATGGTATGTAGATTATATCGTGATGTTCATGGGCTTGATTCCTGTTCCTGAAGCAGAAGGAACGATGAAGTTTCAGTTTGCCGCTTGCCTTCCTTTGGTAGCAATCATATTCGAATGGATGGCAATGAAAGGTGTGAACGATGACATCAAACTCTTGAGAGCAGCAGACCGAATCAGATAA
- a CDS encoding iron-sulfur cluster assembly scaffold protein yields MIYSKEVDNMCVVAKGPNHGPAPIPEEGKWIQAKEIKDISGYTHGVGWCAPQQGACKLSLNIKEGVIQEALVETIGCTGMTHSAAMASEILPGKTILEALNTDLVCDAINTAMRELFLQIVYGRSQSAFSEGGLVIGAGLEDLGKGLRSQTGTLYGTVAKGTRYLELTEGYITKQFLDKDSQVCGYEYVHLGKMMEAIKNGMDANEAVKKFTGSYGRTTAEQGVVKAIDPRKE; encoded by the coding sequence ATGATCTATTCTAAAGAAGTAGACAACATGTGCGTTGTCGCTAAGGGTCCTAACCACGGACCAGCTCCAATTCCTGAAGAGGGAAAATGGATTCAGGCAAAAGAGATCAAAGACATCTCTGGTTATACTCACGGTGTGGGTTGGTGTGCTCCTCAGCAGGGTGCTTGCAAGCTCTCTTTGAACATCAAGGAAGGCGTTATTCAGGAGGCTCTTGTTGAGACTATCGGTTGTACTGGTATGACTCACTCAGCTGCTATGGCTTCTGAGATTCTCCCAGGCAAGACTATTCTTGAGGCTTTGAACACTGACCTCGTATGCGATGCTATCAATACAGCTATGCGCGAGCTCTTCCTCCAGATTGTTTACGGTCGTAGCCAGAGCGCTTTCTCAGAGGGCGGTCTCGTTATCGGTGCAGGTCTTGAGGACTTGGGTAAGGGTCTTCGTTCACAGACTGGTACTCTCTATGGTACTGTAGCTAAGGGTACACGTTACCTCGAGTTGACAGAGGGTTACATCACAAAGCAGTTCCTCGATAAGGACAGCCAGGTTTGTGGTTATGAGTATGTTCACCTCGGCAAGATGATGGAAGCTATCAAGAACGGTATGGACGCTAACGAGGCTGTCAAGAAGTTCACAGGTAGCTACGGTCGTACAACTGCTGAGCAGGGTGTTGTTAAAGCTATTGATCCACGTAAAGAATAA
- a CDS encoding DUF1015 domain-containing protein: MAIVKPFKGIRPPKDLVEQVESRPYDVLNSEEARAEAGDNEKSLYHIIKPEINFEPGTSEYDPRVYESAAENFRKFQENGWLKQDDKEQYYIYAQTMNGKTQYGLVVGAYVNDYMTGVIKKHELTRRDKEEDRMKHVRVCNANIEPVFFAYPDNEVLNELLMRYAATTPEYDFIAPIDGFRHQFWVVSDDQDIATITAEFAKMPSLYIADGHHRSAAAALVGAEKAKQNPNHTGKEEYNYFMAVCFQASQLTILDYNRVVKDLNGLTSDQFLDALTKNFEVIDIDAINVNVSGDEEGIPCYEKMAIDDAISQFGLDILKPAALHSFLLYLDGKWYGLFAKPGTYDDADPIGVLDVDISSRLILDEILGIKDLRSDKRIDFVGGLRGLGELKRRVDSGEMKMALALHPVTMQQIMDIADSGKIMPPKATWFEPKLRSGLIIHKLD; the protein is encoded by the coding sequence ATGGCTATAGTTAAACCATTTAAGGGTATTCGTCCCCCAAAAGATTTAGTTGAGCAAGTTGAGTCTCGTCCTTACGATGTTCTCAATTCTGAGGAAGCACGTGCCGAGGCAGGCGATAACGAGAAGAGCCTTTATCATATTATTAAACCTGAAATCAATTTCGAACCAGGTACTTCTGAGTACGATCCTCGCGTTTATGAAAGCGCTGCAGAGAACTTCAGAAAGTTCCAGGAGAATGGCTGGTTGAAACAGGATGATAAGGAACAGTATTATATCTATGCACAGACGATGAACGGCAAGACTCAGTATGGTCTTGTGGTAGGTGCGTATGTAAACGACTATATGACGGGTGTCATCAAGAAACATGAGCTGACACGCCGCGATAAGGAAGAAGACCGTATGAAGCATGTGCGTGTATGCAATGCCAATATCGAACCAGTATTCTTCGCTTATCCTGATAATGAGGTGCTTAACGAACTTCTGATGCGTTATGCAGCAACAACGCCGGAGTATGATTTCATTGCTCCAATAGATGGTTTCCGTCATCAGTTCTGGGTTGTAAGCGATGATCAGGATATTGCCACAATTACAGCGGAATTTGCCAAGATGCCTAGCCTTTATATTGCTGACGGTCATCACCGTAGTGCAGCAGCAGCTCTGGTAGGTGCAGAAAAAGCTAAGCAGAATCCTAATCATACAGGTAAGGAGGAATATAACTACTTTATGGCAGTTTGTTTCCAGGCAAGTCAGCTTACTATTCTCGATTATAACCGAGTTGTGAAGGATTTGAACGGTCTGACTTCTGATCAGTTCCTCGATGCTTTGACAAAGAATTTCGAGGTGATAGATATTGATGCAATCAATGTGAATGTATCTGGTGATGAAGAGGGCATACCTTGCTATGAAAAGATGGCTATTGATGATGCTATCAGCCAGTTTGGCTTGGATATTCTGAAACCAGCTGCTCTCCATTCTTTCCTCCTCTATCTGGACGGTAAATGGTACGGTTTGTTTGCCAAGCCAGGAACTTACGACGATGCAGATCCTATCGGCGTGCTCGATGTGGATATTTCATCTCGTCTGATTCTTGATGAAATTCTGGGTATCAAGGATTTACGTTCTGATAAGCGCATCGATTTTGTGGGCGGTCTTCGCGGTCTCGGTGAGTTGAAACGTCGTGTGGATAGCGGTGAGATGAAGATGGCACTTGCTTTGCATCCGGTTACTATGCAGCAGATTATGGATATCGCTGACAGTGGTAAGATTATGCCACCTAAGGCAACTTGGTTTGAACCTAAGTTGCGCAGCGGTTTGATTATTCACAAGTTGGATTAA
- the serC gene encoding 3-phosphoserine/phosphohydroxythreonine transaminase, protein MKKYNFNAGPSMLPREVIENTAKQILDFNGSGLSLMEISHRAKDFQPVVDEAVSLFKELLDIPEGYSVIFLGGGASLQFMQIPANFLIKKAAYINSGTWAKKAMKEAKHFGEVVEIASSSDANFTFYPQVPNTVPADCDYLHLTSNNTIYGTELRVDPDVNVPLISDMSSDIMSRPVDVSKYTAIYAGAQKNLSMAGVTVIIVKDDMLGKAPRELPTMLDYRTHVEKGSMFNTPPVVPIYTLMENLRWLKANGGVEAADKRAHERAEVLYAEIDRNKLFKGTVEEASRSLMNICFVMNDEYKELEKPFLDFATERGMVGIKGHRSVGGFRASCYNAQTMEGVQALVKAMQDFEAQH, encoded by the coding sequence ATGAAGAAGTACAATTTTAACGCAGGTCCATCAATGCTTCCACGCGAAGTGATTGAGAACACAGCAAAGCAGATTTTGGATTTTAATGGTTCAGGTCTTTCATTGATGGAAATCAGCCACCGTGCTAAGGATTTCCAGCCAGTAGTTGATGAGGCAGTCTCCTTATTCAAGGAACTTCTTGACATTCCTGAGGGTTATTCCGTTATCTTCCTTGGTGGTGGCGCGTCATTGCAGTTTATGCAGATTCCAGCAAACTTCCTCATCAAGAAGGCTGCCTACATTAATTCTGGCACTTGGGCTAAGAAGGCAATGAAAGAGGCAAAGCATTTTGGTGAGGTCGTGGAGATCGCATCATCGTCCGACGCCAATTTCACTTTCTATCCACAGGTTCCTAACACTGTACCAGCCGATTGTGATTACTTGCATTTGACAAGCAACAATACTATATATGGTACTGAACTCCGTGTAGATCCAGATGTAAACGTACCATTGATTTCTGATATGTCTTCAGATATCATGAGCCGTCCAGTAGATGTTTCTAAGTATACTGCCATCTATGCAGGTGCTCAGAAGAATCTTTCTATGGCAGGTGTTACCGTTATCATCGTTAAGGATGATATGCTCGGCAAGGCTCCTCGCGAGCTTCCTACAATGCTCGATTATCGTACTCACGTTGAGAAGGGCAGTATGTTCAATACTCCTCCTGTTGTTCCTATCTATACCTTGATGGAGAATCTCCGCTGGTTGAAGGCTAATGGTGGTGTTGAGGCTGCTGACAAGCGAGCTCACGAACGTGCAGAAGTTCTTTATGCAGAAATCGACCGCAACAAACTCTTCAAGGGTACTGTTGAAGAAGCATCCCGTTCTTTGATGAACATCTGCTTCGTGATGAACGATGAGTACAAGGAGTTGGAGAAGCCATTCCTCGACTTCGCTACAGAGCGTGGCATGGTAGGTATCAAGGGTCACCGCTCAGTGGGTGGTTTCCGTGCCAGCTGCTATAATGCACAGACCATGGAGGGCGTTCAGGCACTCGTCAAGGCCATGCAGGATTTTGAAGCACAACATTAA
- a CDS encoding GGGtGRT protein: MIRKVSYESQERREKQVLAALNANGIKSLEEANQICEHAGVDPYQMCEDTQRICFENAKWAYVAGAAIAIKKGVKTAADAAEAIGIGLQAFCIPGSVADDRKVGLGHGNLAARLLREETQCFAFLAGHESFAAAEGAIKIAEMANKVRKNPLRVILNGLGKDAAQIISRINGFTYVQTKFDYYTGELKVVNRIAYSDGPRAKVNCYGADDVREGVAINWSEDVDVSITGNSTNPTRFQHPVAGTYKKERIAAGKPYFSVASGGGTGRTLHPDNMAAGPASYGMTDTMGRMHSDAQFAGSSSVPAHVEMMGFLGMGNNPMVGATVAIAVAIDLAINKK, encoded by the coding sequence ATGATTAGAAAAGTAAGTTACGAAAGTCAGGAACGTCGCGAGAAGCAGGTTCTTGCTGCTCTTAATGCTAACGGTATCAAGAGCTTGGAAGAGGCTAATCAAATCTGCGAGCACGCAGGTGTTGACCCTTATCAGATGTGTGAAGATACTCAGCGTATCTGCTTCGAGAACGCTAAGTGGGCGTATGTAGCTGGTGCTGCTATCGCTATCAAGAAAGGTGTTAAGACTGCTGCTGATGCAGCTGAGGCTATCGGTATCGGTTTGCAGGCTTTCTGCATCCCAGGTTCTGTAGCTGACGACCGTAAGGTTGGTCTTGGTCACGGTAACTTGGCTGCTCGTTTGCTCCGTGAGGAGACTCAGTGCTTCGCTTTCTTGGCTGGTCACGAGTCTTTCGCTGCTGCTGAGGGTGCTATCAAGATTGCTGAGATGGCAAACAAGGTTCGCAAGAACCCATTGCGCGTTATCTTGAACGGTCTTGGTAAGGATGCTGCTCAGATCATCAGCCGCATCAACGGTTTCACATACGTACAGACAAAGTTCGACTACTATACAGGTGAGTTGAAGGTTGTTAACCGCATCGCTTACAGCGACGGTCCACGTGCTAAGGTTAACTGCTATGGCGCTGACGACGTTCGCGAGGGTGTTGCTATCAACTGGAGCGAGGATGTAGACGTATCTATCACAGGTAACTCTACAAACCCTACACGTTTCCAGCACCCAGTAGCTGGTACATACAAGAAGGAGCGTATTGCTGCTGGTAAGCCATACTTCTCAGTAGCTTCTGGTGGTGGTACAGGTCGTACTTTGCACCCAGATAACATGGCTGCAGGTCCTGCTTCTTACGGTATGACTGATACTATGGGTCGTATGCACTCAGACGCTCAGTTCGCAGGTTCTTCTTCAGTTCCTGCTCACGTAGAGATGATGGGCTTCCTCGGTATGGGTAACAACCCTATGGTAGGTGCTACTGTTGCTATCGCCGTAGCTATCGACCTCGCTATCAACAAGAAGTAA
- a CDS encoding IMPACT family protein: protein MIDEFKTISDTIGEGYYTEKRSKFLAFAHHVTTVDEVKEIVAGYRKKYYDARHCCYAYMLGPERTEFRANDDGEPSSTAGKPILGQITKSELTDILIVVIRYFGGVKLGTSGLIVAYREAAIDALAHSEEVTQQIEEIVTYDFTYPMMNDVMRIVKDMNPRILDQTFDNTCSIKLSIRKSEAEQLRSRLKKLSFE from the coding sequence ATGATAGACGAATTTAAGACTATATCAGATACGATAGGCGAGGGATATTACACCGAGAAAAGGAGTAAGTTTCTCGCCTTTGCTCACCATGTTACAACTGTTGACGAGGTGAAGGAAATTGTTGCCGGGTACCGTAAGAAATATTACGATGCCCGACATTGTTGTTATGCATATATGCTAGGTCCTGAACGGACAGAGTTCCGTGCCAATGATGATGGCGAACCTTCTTCTACAGCAGGAAAACCAATCCTCGGCCAAATCACGAAATCAGAATTGACGGATATTTTAATTGTCGTCATCCGATATTTCGGAGGAGTGAAATTGGGAACCAGCGGACTCATTGTTGCCTATCGTGAAGCTGCTATTGATGCTTTGGCTCATAGTGAGGAGGTTACGCAACAGATAGAGGAAATAGTAACCTATGATTTTACTTATCCGATGATGAATGATGTGATGAGGATAGTCAAAGATATGAATCCGCGTATCCTGGATCAGACTTTCGATAATACTTGCAGCATCAAACTCTCTATCAGAAAGAGCGAGGCGGAGCAGTTACGTTCCCGTCTGAAAAAGCTGTCGTTTGAATAG
- a CDS encoding DNA-directed RNA polymerase subunit omega — protein MDFKKSKAPVNTVTRNIMDLCDDTHNIYESVAIIAKRANQISIEIKQELSKKLQEFASYNDSLEEVFENREQIEISRYYEKLPKPTLLATEEFIENNIYWRDPTKTSAPMVHESEI, from the coding sequence ATGGATTTCAAAAAATCAAAGGCACCAGTAAACACAGTAACTCGCAACATTATGGATCTCTGCGATGATACCCATAATATCTACGAGAGCGTAGCTATCATTGCAAAGCGCGCTAATCAGATTTCTATCGAAATCAAGCAGGAGTTGAGCAAGAAACTTCAGGAGTTTGCTTCTTATAACGATTCTTTGGAGGAAGTTTTTGAGAACCGCGAACAGATTGAAATCTCTCGCTACTACGAGAAGTTGCCAAAGCCAACTTTGCTCGCTACAGAAGAGTTTATTGAGAATAATATTTATTGGCGCGATCCTACCAAGACATCTGCACCAATGGTTCACGAGAGCGAAATTTAA
- a CDS encoding 30S ribosomal protein S16 — protein MATKIRLQRGGRKSYAFYSIVIADVRAPRDGKFTEKIGTFNPNTNPATVDLNFERALYWVETGAQPTDTVRNILKGEGVYLMKHLKGGVKKGAFDDAEAQKRFDAWKNSKDAKISAVREGDAKAKKEAAAKELEAEKKMNEAIAKKVADKKAAAAAAEAEAKAAEEAPAEEAPAEA, from the coding sequence ATGGCAACAAAAATCAGATTGCAGCGCGGCGGTCGTAAAAGCTATGCTTTCTACAGCATCGTAATCGCTGACGTTAGAGCACCACGTGATGGTAAATTTACTGAGAAGATTGGTACTTTCAACCCTAACACCAATCCAGCTACTGTAGATTTGAATTTCGAGCGCGCACTCTACTGGGTAGAGACAGGTGCACAGCCAACAGACACAGTTCGCAACATCCTCAAGGGCGAGGGCGTTTACTTGATGAAGCACCTCAAGGGTGGCGTTAAGAAGGGCGCATTCGACGATGCTGAGGCTCAGAAGCGTTTCGACGCTTGGAAGAATAGCAAGGACGCTAAGATTTCTGCTGTTCGCGAGGGCGATGCTAAGGCAAAGAAGGAAGCTGCTGCTAAGGAGCTCGAGGCTGAGAAGAAGATGAACGAGGCAATCGCTAAGAAGGTAGCTGATAAGAAGGCTGCTGCAGCTGCTGCTGAGGCAGAGGCTAAGGCTGCTGAGGAAGCTCCTGCAGAGGAGGCTCCAGCTGAGGCTTAA
- the uvrB gene encoding excinuclease ABC subunit UvrB: MDFKITSKYKPTGDQPQAIRQLTEGVLEGDPAQVLLGVTGSGKTFTVANVIANVGKPTLILSHNKTLAAQLYQEMKGFFPENAVEYYVSYYDYYQPEAYLPTTDTYIEKDLAINDEIDKLRLGAVSALLSGRKDVIVVSSVSCIYGMGGPVAMQENIIKIHRGQRLDRNEFLRKLVDALYVRNDIELQRGNFRVKGETVDIFMAYSDHVLRVTWWDDEIDSIEEVDSLTYHRLASFEDYEIYPANLFVTTKEQQESAIRRIQDDLVKQVEFFKSIGDGIKAQRIKERVEYDMEMIKELGHCSGIENYSRYFDGRHEGERPYCLLDFFPKDFLLVVDESHVSIPQIGAMYGGDRARKKNLVEYGFRLPAAFDNRPLKFEEFHDLIPQAIYVSATPADYELREAEGVVVEQLIRPTGLLDPEIEVRPSENQIDDLLDEILTRTHRNERVLITTLTKRMAEELTEFLLNHNVKAAYIHSDVATLDRVKIMNDLRAGVYDVLVGVNLLREGLDLPEVSLVAILDADKEGFLRSHRSLTQTAGRAARNVNGKVIMYADNITDSMQKTIDETARRRSIQLKYNADHGITPKQIVKAITSALPTSKEEGAKIVPMGAEGSKPRVYVEPESAAFVADPIVRSMSKEELEKSIANTTALMKQAAKDLDFMQAAQYRDEIIRLQKELEEKG, translated from the coding sequence ATGGATTTTAAGATTACATCAAAATATAAGCCAACTGGCGACCAGCCGCAAGCCATCAGGCAACTCACAGAGGGGGTGCTTGAAGGAGACCCTGCACAGGTGTTGTTGGGTGTAACCGGCTCGGGTAAAACCTTTACGGTGGCAAACGTGATTGCCAACGTGGGGAAGCCTACGCTCATCTTGAGCCACAACAAGACTCTTGCCGCCCAACTGTATCAGGAGATGAAGGGTTTCTTCCCTGAGAACGCTGTAGAATATTATGTTTCATACTACGACTATTATCAGCCGGAAGCTTATCTGCCAACGACTGATACTTATATTGAAAAAGACCTCGCCATCAATGATGAAATAGACAAGTTGCGACTCGGTGCTGTTTCTGCCCTTCTCTCGGGCAGAAAGGATGTCATCGTTGTCTCATCCGTATCGTGCATCTATGGTATGGGCGGACCTGTGGCGATGCAGGAGAACATCATCAAGATTCATCGCGGGCAGCGACTCGACAGAAATGAATTTCTGAGGAAACTCGTTGATGCACTTTACGTTAGAAATGACATAGAACTGCAACGTGGCAACTTTAGAGTGAAAGGCGAAACGGTTGACATCTTTATGGCTTACAGCGATCATGTTTTGCGCGTAACATGGTGGGACGATGAGATTGACAGTATCGAAGAAGTGGATTCGCTCACCTATCACCGCCTTGCCTCGTTCGAAGATTACGAGATTTATCCAGCCAACCTTTTCGTAACAACAAAAGAACAACAGGAAAGTGCCATTCGCAGAATTCAGGACGACCTGGTTAAACAGGTAGAATTCTTCAAGAGTATTGGAGATGGAATCAAGGCACAGCGCATCAAGGAACGTGTAGAATATGATATGGAAATGATCAAGGAATTGGGCCACTGTTCGGGCATCGAGAACTATTCCCGTTATTTCGATGGCAGACATGAAGGCGAACGCCCGTATTGCCTGCTCGATTTCTTCCCTAAAGATTTCCTGCTTGTGGTTGACGAGAGCCATGTGAGCATCCCGCAGATTGGAGCCATGTATGGAGGCGACCGGGCACGAAAGAAGAACCTGGTAGAATATGGTTTCCGTTTGCCTGCTGCCTTCGACAACCGTCCGCTGAAGTTCGAGGAATTTCATGATCTCATTCCGCAGGCCATCTACGTAAGTGCAACTCCGGCAGACTATGAATTGAGAGAAGCCGAAGGCGTGGTTGTAGAACAGCTGATTCGTCCTACAGGACTCCTGGATCCGGAAATCGAAGTCCGTCCAAGTGAGAATCAGATAGATGATCTTCTGGACGAAATATTAACAAGAACACACCGCAACGAGCGAGTTCTGATTACGACTCTTACAAAGCGCATGGCAGAAGAACTCACCGAGTTCCTGCTCAACCACAACGTAAAGGCTGCCTATATCCACAGTGATGTGGCAACCTTAGACCGAGTAAAGATCATGAACGATCTCCGTGCAGGAGTATACGATGTACTGGTGGGTGTCAACCTGTTACGAGAAGGACTCGACTTACCGGAAGTTTCGCTCGTAGCTATTCTCGATGCAGACAAGGAAGGTTTCCTGCGCAGTCACCGTTCTCTGACCCAGACAGCTGGCCGTGCAGCCCGAAATGTGAACGGCAAGGTAATCATGTATGCAGACAACATCACAGACAGCATGCAGAAAACGATAGATGAAACTGCCCGCCGCCGAAGCATCCAGTTGAAATACAATGCCGACCATGGCATTACTCCAAAACAGATTGTGAAAGCAATAACCTCAGCTCTGCCTACCAGCAAGGAAGAAGGAGCAAAGATTGTTCCGATGGGAGCCGAGGGTTCCAAGCCTCGCGTTTACGTGGAACCGGAAAGTGCAGCCTTCGTTGCCGACCCTATTGTTCGCAGTATGAGCAAGGAAGAATTGGAAAAGAGCATTGCCAATACTACGGCATTGATGAAGCAAGCTGCCAAAGACCTCGACTTCATGCAAGCTGCCCAATATCGCGATGAAATCATCCGATTGCAGAAGGAATTGGAAGAAAAGGGATAA
- a CDS encoding NAD(P)-dependent oxidoreductase, whose amino-acid sequence MKVLVATEKPFAAAAVEGIKKEIEGAGNELVLLEKYTEKAQLLDAVKDVDAMIIRSDKADAEVLDAAKNLKIIVRAGAGYDNIDLAAATAHNVVAENTPGQNSNAVAELVFGLLVFTVRNFYNGKAGSELKGKKLGILAFGNVGRNVARIAKGFGMEVAAYDAFCPADVIEAAGVHAVKSQDELFQTCDIVSLHIPATPETIKSIDYKTVNQLPKGGILINTARKEVINEPELLKLLAEREDLKFITDIKPDADADFAKFEGRYFSTPKKMGAQTAEANINAGIAAAKQINAFFADGCTKYQVNK is encoded by the coding sequence ATGAAAGTATTAGTTGCAACAGAAAAGCCATTCGCAGCGGCTGCTGTGGAAGGCATTAAGAAAGAAATAGAGGGAGCAGGCAACGAATTGGTGCTGCTCGAAAAATATACAGAGAAGGCTCAGCTTCTCGATGCAGTGAAGGATGTGGACGCGATGATTATCCGTTCTGACAAGGCTGATGCCGAGGTGCTCGATGCAGCAAAGAACCTGAAGATTATCGTTCGTGCTGGTGCAGGTTATGATAACATTGACCTTGCTGCTGCTACTGCTCATAATGTAGTGGCTGAGAATACTCCTGGTCAGAACTCTAACGCAGTAGCTGAGTTGGTATTCGGCTTGTTGGTCTTTACTGTACGTAATTTCTACAACGGCAAGGCTGGCAGCGAGTTGAAGGGTAAGAAACTGGGTATTCTTGCTTTCGGTAATGTAGGTCGAAATGTGGCTCGCATCGCCAAGGGATTCGGCATGGAAGTAGCTGCTTACGATGCATTCTGCCCAGCTGATGTTATCGAGGCTGCCGGTGTTCATGCTGTAAAGTCACAGGATGAGTTGTTCCAGACTTGCGACATCGTTTCTCTTCATATCCCTGCTACTCCAGAGACTATCAAGAGCATCGACTACAAGACTGTAAACCAGTTGCCTAAGGGTGGCATCCTCATCAATACAGCGCGTAAGGAAGTTATCAATGAGCCTGAGCTCCTGAAACTTCTCGCTGAGCGTGAGGATTTGAAGTTCATCACTGATATCAAGCCTGATGCTGATGCAGACTTTGCCAAGTTCGAGGGTCGCTACTTCTCAACTCCTAAGAAGATGGGTGCACAGACTGCAGAAGCAAATATCAATGCCGGTATTGCAGCAGCTAAGCAGATCAATGCGTTCTTTGCTGATGGCTGCACAAAATATCAAGTAAATAAATAA